The Aliiroseovarius pelagivivens genome contains a region encoding:
- a CDS encoding zinc-binding dehydrogenase, translated as MDRIKAAVCHEFGKPLVIEEISIRPPEGSEVEVTLDAVAVCHSDISYADGAWGGSLPAVYGHEAAGRITNVGDHVKGLSVGDPVVVTLIRACQTCPSCASGVPTACATPYDGDHGPITDVDGGKMHQAMATGAFAERVVVEQSQVVKLPEDMAMDVASLLACGVITGVGAAVNAGNVRAGDVVVVIGAGGVGLNAIQGARIAGASRIIAVDMSEDKLAVAMEFGATDGVLGTSGSPWKAAIKAAGRGADAVLVTVGAIPAYDTAPRYLAPGGKVVMVGMPHSGDMSSYEPVVLAALGQGMVGSKMGDVVIQRDIPWLIDLYQQGRLKLDELISGRWSFDQINEAIADTKTGAARRNVILFDKV; from the coding sequence ATGGACCGGATCAAAGCCGCCGTCTGCCACGAATTCGGGAAACCGCTGGTGATCGAGGAAATCTCGATCCGCCCGCCAGAGGGCAGCGAGGTCGAAGTGACGCTGGATGCCGTCGCCGTCTGCCACAGTGACATTTCCTATGCAGATGGCGCGTGGGGCGGATCCCTGCCTGCCGTCTATGGCCACGAAGCCGCCGGGCGGATCACCAATGTCGGGGATCATGTGAAGGGTCTGTCCGTGGGCGACCCGGTCGTCGTGACCCTGATCCGCGCCTGCCAGACCTGCCCCAGCTGCGCCTCAGGCGTGCCGACCGCCTGCGCTACCCCCTATGACGGGGATCACGGGCCGATCACCGACGTCGACGGCGGCAAGATGCATCAGGCCATGGCCACCGGCGCCTTCGCCGAACGAGTCGTGGTCGAACAAAGCCAAGTGGTGAAACTGCCCGAGGATATGGCGATGGACGTCGCGTCACTGCTGGCCTGCGGTGTAATCACCGGCGTCGGCGCGGCTGTGAACGCGGGCAACGTCCGTGCGGGCGATGTGGTCGTGGTGATCGGCGCAGGCGGCGTCGGCCTGAATGCCATTCAGGGCGCACGCATCGCAGGTGCCTCGCGCATCATTGCGGTGGATATGTCCGAAGATAAACTGGCCGTCGCGATGGAGTTCGGTGCAACCGATGGCGTTTTGGGTACCTCCGGCAGTCCTTGGAAGGCTGCAATCAAAGCCGCGGGGCGTGGGGCAGATGCGGTGTTGGTCACCGTCGGCGCGATCCCGGCCTATGACACTGCACCTAGATACCTTGCCCCCGGCGGCAAGGTGGTGATGGTCGGCATGCCGCATTCAGGTGACATGTCCAGCTATGAACCCGTGGTTCTGGCGGCACTAGGTCAAGGCATGGTCGGATCGAAAATGGGCGACGTGGTCATTCAGCGCGACATTCCGTGGTTGATCGACCTCTATCAACAGGGGCGGTTGAAACTGGACGAGTTGATCTCGGGTCGCTGGTCCTTTGACCAGATCAACGAGGCGATTGCGGACACCAAGACCGGGGCCGCACGGCGCAACGTTATCCTGTTCGACAAGGTCTGA
- a CDS encoding alpha/beta fold hydrolase, whose protein sequence is MQTFTANDGLEIAYRDEGEGLPVLALSGLTRNSDDFNFVAPHLKGVRLIRMDYRGRGQSDWGDHKTYTVPQEGLDALFLMNHLGIEKAAILGTSRGGLIAMGLAATVKDKLLGVCMNDIGPVLASNGLDNIMGYLGRKPSTKTIEEAAEARAKLMAGFGFKDVPIERWIEECHNLFEQDNKGLTNRYDPALRDAVEASGAQPAPDLWPFFDAMDGLPLALIHGANSDLLTDDTVAEMQKRRPDMGYAKVPDRGHVPFLDEPESLATINEWLEKIR, encoded by the coding sequence ATGCAAACATTCACCGCCAATGACGGCCTTGAAATCGCCTATCGGGACGAAGGCGAAGGCCTGCCGGTGCTGGCCCTGTCGGGTCTGACGCGCAACTCGGATGACTTCAACTTCGTCGCCCCACACCTGAAGGGTGTGCGCCTGATCCGCATGGACTATCGCGGACGGGGGCAGTCTGACTGGGGTGACCACAAAACCTATACGGTGCCGCAGGAAGGGCTGGATGCGCTTTTCCTGATGAACCATCTGGGCATCGAGAAAGCCGCCATCCTTGGAACCTCGCGCGGCGGGCTGATCGCGATGGGCCTGGCGGCCACGGTGAAAGACAAGCTGCTGGGTGTCTGCATGAACGATATCGGCCCTGTGCTTGCGTCTAATGGGCTGGACAACATCATGGGCTATCTGGGGCGCAAACCAAGCACCAAGACCATCGAAGAAGCCGCCGAAGCGCGTGCAAAACTCATGGCCGGGTTTGGCTTCAAGGATGTCCCGATAGAACGCTGGATCGAGGAGTGCCACAACCTGTTCGAGCAGGACAACAAGGGGCTGACCAACCGCTATGACCCCGCCCTGCGCGACGCAGTCGAGGCATCTGGCGCACAGCCTGCCCCGGACCTGTGGCCCTTCTTTGACGCGATGGACGGGTTGCCGCTGGCATTGATCCACGGCGCAAACTCGGACCTTTTGACAGATGACACAGTCGCCGAGATGCAAAAACGTCGCCCAGACATGGGCTATGCGAAAGTGCCCGACCGTGGCCATGTGCCGTTTCTGGATGAACCCGAAAGCCTTGCGACCATCAATGAATGGTTGGAGAAAATACGTTGA
- the pcaD gene encoding 3-oxoadipate enol-lactonase, translating to MIVIPNDNGVALHVVESGPKDGPAVVFAHALGSDLTMWDALVAELPDHLRLIRMDMRGHGQSPCPDGPYPMGDLVDDAGRALDQLGVKGCVFVGLSIGGIIAQGLAAERLDLVRGMVISNTAVKSGTPAIWADRIDAVRKGGIEAIIEANIERWFSRATRRDHPELCDEARARMRATPLQGYLSCMEAIADTDLYESTARLRLPTLAIAGSEDGSVPADMVRETAALIPGSRFELIRGTGHMPPVEKPTVYAALLTDFLRAIGHF from the coding sequence ATGATCGTCATTCCCAATGACAATGGGGTGGCGCTTCATGTGGTTGAAAGCGGTCCCAAGGACGGACCCGCCGTGGTGTTCGCCCACGCGCTTGGCTCTGACCTGACCATGTGGGACGCACTGGTGGCGGAACTGCCCGACCACCTGCGTCTGATCCGTATGGACATGCGCGGACACGGCCAAAGCCCTTGCCCGGACGGGCCCTACCCGATGGGGGACCTCGTGGACGATGCGGGGCGTGCGCTGGATCAACTGGGGGTAAAAGGCTGCGTCTTTGTGGGGCTTTCGATCGGCGGCATCATCGCGCAAGGGTTGGCGGCAGAGCGGCTGGATCTGGTGCGTGGCATGGTGATCTCGAACACGGCCGTAAAGAGCGGCACACCGGCCATCTGGGCAGACCGGATCGACGCCGTGCGTAAGGGGGGGATCGAAGCCATCATCGAGGCCAACATCGAACGCTGGTTTTCCCGCGCCACCCGCCGCGACCACCCAGAACTATGTGACGAGGCCCGCGCGCGCATGCGTGCCACGCCCCTTCAGGGCTATCTGAGCTGTATGGAGGCCATCGCCGACACTGACCTGTATGAAAGCACCGCGCGGCTTCGGTTGCCGACGCTGGCGATTGCGGGCAGTGAAGACGGCTCGGTTCCTGCCGACATGGTACGCGAGACTGCCGCACTGATCCCCGGATCGCGGTTCGAGCTGATCCGCGGCACCGGGCATATGCCGCCGGTCGAGAAGCCAACCGTCTATGCAGCGCTCCTGACGGACTTCCTGCGCGCGATCGGGCATTTCTAA
- a CDS encoding threonine ammonia-lyase, producing MVGENTLNINEIRNAARRNAGHVRRTPLLTSPFLDEIAGRQVYVKPECLQHTGSFKYRGAHNAISQLTTEQREFGVIAFSSGNHAQGIALAARQNQTPATIVMPSDAPQLKIDNTRALGAEVVLYDRESGDRDAIGAALAEERQLTLIKPFDNEAVIAGQGTIGLELANQAREEGIRNAQVLVPCGGGGLTAGVALALEHDAPDLTVHPVEPTGFDDVARSLHSDRIEANAQRTGSICDAIITPSPGQLTFPIMRRLCGAGIVVPDEDCLRAMAQAFTRLKLVIEPGGAIALAAALFHRHQIKGDAVIVVVSGGNVDAPVFTDALNRFA from the coding sequence ATGGTTGGAGAAAATACGTTGAACATAAACGAGATCCGCAATGCTGCCCGCCGCAACGCGGGTCATGTCCGGCGCACGCCGCTGCTGACCTCGCCCTTTCTGGACGAGATCGCAGGACGGCAGGTCTATGTGAAGCCCGAATGTCTGCAACATACGGGCAGCTTCAAATATCGCGGTGCGCATAACGCGATTTCCCAACTGACGACCGAACAACGCGAATTCGGTGTGATCGCTTTTTCATCCGGCAATCACGCGCAGGGCATTGCGCTGGCCGCGCGCCAGAACCAGACACCTGCGACCATCGTGATGCCGTCGGACGCACCGCAGCTGAAAATCGACAACACCCGCGCTCTGGGCGCCGAGGTTGTGCTCTATGACCGCGAAAGCGGGGATCGGGATGCGATCGGGGCCGCGCTGGCCGAAGAACGGCAGCTCACCTTGATCAAGCCCTTCGACAACGAAGCAGTGATCGCCGGGCAAGGAACCATTGGGCTTGAGCTTGCCAATCAAGCCCGCGAAGAAGGCATACGGAACGCACAGGTTCTTGTGCCCTGCGGCGGCGGCGGACTTACCGCTGGTGTTGCATTGGCGCTTGAACATGATGCCCCGGATTTGACGGTCCACCCGGTCGAGCCCACGGGGTTTGACGACGTCGCCCGCTCGCTCCACTCGGACCGGATCGAGGCAAACGCGCAGCGGACCGGCTCGATCTGTGACGCGATTATCACGCCTTCGCCCGGCCAGCTGACCTTCCCGATCATGCGCCGCCTGTGCGGTGCCGGGATCGTGGTCCCGGACGAGGATTGCCTTCGCGCCATGGCCCAAGCCTTCACCCGCCTAAAACTTGTGATCGAGCCTGGCGGGGCCATCGCCCTTGCCGCTGCATTGTTCCACCGACACCAGATTAAGGGCGATGCGGTCATCGTTGTTGTCTCTGGCGGCAATGTTGATGCGCCCGTCTTCACTGATGCCCTAAACCGTTTCGCCTGA
- a CDS encoding enoyl-ACP reductase FabI — protein MAGLMQGKRGLIMGVANQRSIAWGIAQAMANEGAELAFSYQGEAFGGRVAPLAESVGSDILVDMDVTDDAALDKGFDDLWSKWDSIDFLVHAIAYSDKNELTGRFVDTSRANFKHSMDISCYSLIEVARRVAPKMTNGGTILTLTYGGSNRVTPFYNVMGVAKAALESSVRYLANDLGPDGVRVNAISPGPMKTLAGAAIGGARKTFRHTEQNAPLRQNATLEAVGGTAVYLASDYGNCTTGEIITVDSGFHVLGMPQPDNL, from the coding sequence ATGGCAGGGCTAATGCAAGGCAAACGCGGCCTCATCATGGGGGTGGCAAATCAGCGTTCCATCGCATGGGGCATCGCACAGGCGATGGCAAACGAAGGCGCGGAACTGGCGTTTTCCTATCAGGGCGAGGCATTCGGTGGGCGGGTTGCTCCGCTGGCGGAATCGGTTGGGTCGGACATTTTGGTCGACATGGACGTGACGGACGACGCCGCACTGGACAAAGGGTTCGATGACCTGTGGTCCAAGTGGGATTCGATCGACTTTTTGGTCCACGCAATTGCGTATTCCGACAAGAACGAACTGACCGGCCGCTTCGTCGACACCAGCCGTGCCAACTTCAAACACTCGATGGACATCAGCTGTTATTCATTGATCGAAGTCGCCCGTCGCGTGGCCCCCAAAATGACCAACGGCGGCACGATCCTGACGCTGACCTATGGCGGATCGAACCGCGTGACGCCGTTCTACAACGTGATGGGCGTCGCCAAAGCGGCGCTGGAATCCTCCGTGCGCTATCTGGCCAACGATCTTGGCCCCGACGGCGTACGTGTGAACGCCATCTCGCCCGGCCCGATGAAAACACTGGCAGGCGCTGCCATCGGAGGCGCGCGCAAAACGTTCCGCCACACCGAACAAAACGCGCCACTTCGCCAGAACGCCACGCTGGAAGCCGTGGGCGGCACCGCTGTCTATCTGGCGTCCGATTATGGCAACTGCACCACCGGCGAGATCATCACGGTCGACAGCGGCTTCCATGTCTTGGGCATGCCGCAACCAGACAACCTCTGA
- the fabB gene encoding beta-ketoacyl-ACP synthase I, with amino-acid sequence MRRVVVTGLGIVSAIGNNKGEVLASLKAGKSGISANQDMVDHGFRSQVAGMPDIDIAAHVDKRTLRFMGPGAAYAHIAMSQAIEDAGLGEDDVVNPRTGLVAGSGGPSTSAMFAAHQTALKSGATKRIGPFAVPKCMGSTISANLATAFKIKGINYSITSACSTSLHCIGNAAEQIMMGKQDVMFAGGGEELDWTLSCLFDAMGAMSSKYNDTPEKASRAFDADRDGFVIGGGGAILVLEDLEHAKARGAKIYAEVTGYGATSDGHDMVAPSGEGGERAMRLAMDMLPEGRKVGYINAHGTSTPVGDVGEVEAVRRVFGEGTTPPISSTKSMTGHSQGATGAQEAVYCLLMLENDFIVPSINVENLDPAINEGEIATTLVENAGLDSVMTNSFGFGGTNGSMILSKYND; translated from the coding sequence ATGCGTCGTGTCGTCGTTACGGGTCTGGGCATTGTCTCGGCCATCGGGAACAACAAAGGCGAGGTTCTGGCCTCGCTCAAAGCTGGCAAGTCCGGCATTTCCGCCAATCAGGATATGGTTGATCATGGGTTCCGCAGCCAAGTTGCGGGCATGCCGGATATCGACATTGCTGCCCATGTTGACAAACGTACCCTGCGCTTCATGGGGCCGGGTGCCGCTTACGCGCATATCGCGATGAGCCAGGCGATCGAAGATGCCGGCCTTGGTGAAGATGACGTGGTGAACCCGCGCACTGGCCTTGTGGCTGGTTCCGGTGGCCCCTCGACCAGCGCAATGTTTGCGGCCCACCAGACTGCACTGAAATCCGGCGCGACCAAGCGCATTGGACCGTTTGCTGTTCCGAAATGTATGGGCTCGACCATTTCCGCGAACCTTGCGACTGCCTTTAAAATCAAAGGCATCAACTATTCGATCACATCGGCCTGTTCGACGTCGTTGCACTGCATTGGCAACGCGGCCGAGCAGATCATGATGGGCAAACAGGACGTCATGTTCGCGGGCGGCGGCGAAGAACTGGACTGGACGCTGTCCTGCCTCTTTGACGCGATGGGTGCGATGTCCTCCAAGTATAACGACACGCCCGAGAAAGCCTCGCGCGCCTTTGACGCCGACCGCGACGGGTTCGTGATCGGTGGTGGCGGCGCCATTTTGGTGCTTGAGGATCTGGAGCACGCCAAAGCGCGCGGCGCAAAGATTTACGCCGAAGTCACCGGCTATGGCGCGACCTCGGACGGCCATGACATGGTGGCCCCGTCCGGCGAAGGCGGCGAGCGCGCAATGCGTCTGGCAATGGACATGCTGCCCGAGGGCCGCAAGGTTGGCTATATTAACGCCCACGGCACATCGACCCCCGTTGGCGATGTGGGCGAAGTGGAAGCCGTGCGCCGCGTCTTTGGCGAAGGCACCACACCTCCCATCAGCTCGACCAAATCCATGACGGGCCACAGCCAAGGTGCCACGGGCGCGCAAGAGGCTGTCTACTGCCTGCTCATGCTGGAAAACGACTTCATCGTGCCGTCGATCAACGTGGAAAATCTGGACCCCGCCATCAACGAAGGCGAGATCGCGACAACACTGGTCGAGAACGCCGGTCTGGACAGCGTGATGACCAACAGCTTTGGCTTTGGCGGCACCAATGGCTCGATGATCCTGAGCAAGTACAACGACTGA
- a CDS encoding dihydrodipicolinate synthase family protein: MSKTVFAGTMPALMTPCKEDRTPDYDALVRKGHEMIATGMSAVVYCGSMGDWPLLTDEERMTGVERLAQAGIPVVVGTGAINSKSAVAHAAHAQKVGAVGLMVIPRVLSRGSSMAAQKNHFKAILSAAPDVPAIIYNSPVYGFATKADLFFALRAEHPNLIGFKEFGGKDDLRYAAEHITSQDDSVTLMVGVDTEVYHGFVNCGATGSITGIGTALPKEALLLAALSKKAAEGHAEARTRALELEAAFAVLASFDEGTDLVLYYKHLLVLNGEDEYRLHFNETDALSDAQRNYCEQQYTLFQTWFADWSKQGGVITACM, from the coding sequence ATGTCCAAAACCGTGTTCGCAGGAACGATGCCTGCCCTGATGACCCCCTGCAAAGAAGACCGCACACCGGACTACGATGCGCTGGTGCGCAAAGGGCACGAGATGATCGCGACAGGCATGTCTGCAGTGGTCTATTGCGGCTCGATGGGCGACTGGCCACTTTTGACGGATGAGGAACGGATGACTGGCGTCGAACGGCTGGCGCAAGCAGGTATTCCCGTCGTGGTGGGAACAGGCGCGATCAACTCGAAATCCGCCGTGGCGCATGCAGCCCATGCCCAGAAGGTCGGCGCTGTCGGTCTGATGGTGATCCCGCGCGTCTTGTCCCGCGGATCGTCGATGGCCGCGCAGAAGAACCACTTCAAGGCCATCCTGTCCGCAGCTCCTGATGTGCCTGCCATCATCTATAACAGCCCCGTTTATGGCTTCGCGACCAAGGCGGATCTGTTCTTCGCCCTCCGCGCCGAACATCCCAACCTGATCGGCTTCAAAGAGTTCGGCGGCAAGGATGATCTGCGCTATGCGGCTGAACACATCACCAGCCAGGATGACAGCGTCACCCTGATGGTCGGCGTCGATACCGAGGTCTATCATGGCTTCGTGAACTGCGGCGCGACCGGCTCGATCACGGGGATTGGCACCGCCCTTCCGAAAGAAGCCCTGCTACTGGCCGCCCTATCCAAGAAAGCCGCCGAAGGTCACGCCGAGGCACGCACCCGCGCTTTGGAACTGGAAGCTGCCTTCGCGGTGCTCGCCAGCTTTGATGAGGGCACGGATCTGGTGCTCTACTACAAGCACCTTCTGGTTCTGAACGGCGAGGATGAATACCGCCTGCATTTCAACGAAACCGACGCCCTGTCCGACGCCCAGCGCAACTATTGCGAACAGCAATACACGCTGTTCCAGACGTGGTTTGCAGACTGGTCGAAGCAGGGTGGTGTCATCACCGCGTGCATGTAA
- a CDS encoding endonuclease/exonuclease/phosphatase family protein, producing the protein MTDFTIASFNVKNLIGADQEFYQFLSYTPEEYAWKRDWMADQMMSLDADIIGFQEIFEEDALLDVIGEANTRAHNLNAATIPDETKRYHRKAIFRKLATHPWPKDGLVFAPNSADGGPGERRPGVAVLSRFGFVGDPEIIQDLPEPVTIPFPALRGDEGDAGSYTLTRLSRPILKVRVPVGDQVITIFNCHLKSKLGEFIRPEGAPFAPEADLTRYDPVGRALGAARSAMRRMAEAWVLRKLVVAEIKAGHPVAVLGDFNDGEHAVSSEIIAGEVPFKNYSWMLRHDAKTDRDRYSREENKQITGAVEAVRLHSAEKLFVRKSLRDMVYTSAFGGVFESIDQIFLSRHFHPDNPKRIADMTYFSVLNDHITDGSHPEAPYNKLASDHGQIMAHLTLLGDEE; encoded by the coding sequence ATGACCGATTTCACGATTGCCTCGTTCAACGTCAAAAACCTGATTGGCGCGGATCAAGAATTTTACCAGTTCCTCAGCTACACCCCCGAGGAATATGCGTGGAAACGCGATTGGATGGCGGATCAGATGATGTCGCTGGATGCGGATATCATCGGCTTTCAAGAGATCTTCGAAGAAGACGCACTTCTGGACGTGATTGGCGAGGCCAACACCCGCGCTCATAACCTGAATGCCGCCACCATTCCGGATGAAACAAAACGCTATCACCGCAAGGCGATCTTTCGCAAACTGGCCACCCACCCGTGGCCCAAGGACGGGCTTGTCTTTGCGCCAAACTCGGCCGATGGCGGACCCGGCGAGCGTCGCCCGGGCGTGGCGGTTCTGTCGCGCTTTGGCTTTGTGGGCGACCCCGAAATCATTCAGGATCTGCCCGAACCTGTGACCATTCCCTTCCCCGCTTTGCGCGGGGACGAAGGCGACGCGGGATCATACACCCTCACCCGTCTGTCGCGCCCGATCCTGAAGGTGCGCGTACCGGTTGGGGATCAGGTCATCACTATCTTCAACTGCCACCTGAAATCCAAACTGGGCGAGTTCATCCGCCCCGAAGGTGCCCCATTTGCACCCGAGGCCGACCTGACCCGTTACGACCCGGTCGGGCGCGCCCTTGGGGCAGCACGTTCCGCCATGCGCCGAATGGCCGAGGCATGGGTGCTGCGCAAACTGGTGGTCGCCGAGATCAAGGCAGGTCACCCCGTCGCCGTGTTGGGGGATTTCAACGATGGCGAACACGCCGTCAGCTCGGAAATCATCGCGGGCGAGGTGCCGTTCAAGAACTATTCCTGGATGCTGCGCCACGATGCCAAGACGGACCGCGACCGGTATAGCCGCGAAGAAAACAAACAGATCACAGGGGCTGTCGAAGCCGTGCGCCTGCATTCGGCTGAAAAGCTCTTCGTGCGGAAATCTCTGCGCGACATGGTCTATACCTCGGCCTTTGGGGGCGTGTTTGAAAGCATCGACCAGATTTTCCTCAGCCGTCATTTCCATCCGGACAATCCAAAGCGGATCGCCGACATGACCTATTTCAGCGTGTTGAATGATCACATCACTGACGGCTCACACCCCGAAGCGCCCTACAACAAGCTCGCCTCGGATCACGGTCAGATCATGGCGCATCTGACCCTGCTGGGCGACGAAGAATGA
- a CDS encoding DoxX family protein, producing MTAVTLFVGLLSAFFLFASSIKIFGWQKKIFEIQLGMFQSYGLNRQIMALVGCVELFGAIAIWFQSLWLGPLGALALLGTSLGAITCHLIFDSWKDGVPAMITATLSAIVLWSGLDKLLGLIG from the coding sequence ATGACCGCAGTAACCTTGTTCGTCGGACTTCTGTCCGCCTTCTTCCTTTTTGCCAGCTCAATCAAGATATTTGGCTGGCAAAAGAAGATCTTCGAGATCCAGCTTGGCATGTTCCAAAGCTACGGTCTGAACCGGCAAATCATGGCATTGGTTGGCTGTGTCGAGCTTTTCGGCGCAATCGCAATCTGGTTCCAATCCTTGTGGCTTGGTCCGCTTGGGGCCTTGGCTCTTCTGGGCACATCGCTTGGTGCCATTACCTGTCATCTGATTTTTGACAGTTGGAAAGACGGCGTGCCTGCGATGATTACAGCCACGCTTTCTGCCATTGTCTTGTGGTCTGGCCTCGACAAACTTTTGGGTTTGATTGGCTAA
- a CDS encoding trans-3-hydroxy-L-proline dehydratase, with protein sequence MRSSKTIHVVSAHAEGEVGDVIVGGVAPPPGDTVWEQRNFIAKDQTLRNFVLNEPRGGVFRHVNLLVPPKHPDADAAWIIMEPEDTPPMSGSNSICVSTVLLDSGILPMTEPETHLTLEAPGGLVRVRAECRNGKAERIFVQNVASFADQIAVPLEVEGRGTLTVDTAYGGDSFVVVEAADLGFNITDDEAKDIARLGVQITNAANEQLGFSHPENPEWDHISFCAFAGPLSKTNTGFQGKSAVAIQPGKVDRSPTGTAVSARMALMAAKGQMEMGQSFEAISIIGSQFTGQIVGHAQVGQRPAIIPEISGRAWITGTHQHMLDPEDPWPGGYRLSDTWGA encoded by the coding sequence ATGCGCAGCAGTAAGACCATTCATGTCGTCTCTGCCCATGCCGAGGGCGAAGTGGGCGACGTCATCGTCGGCGGCGTGGCCCCGCCCCCCGGCGACACGGTCTGGGAGCAACGCAATTTCATTGCCAAAGACCAAACCCTGCGCAACTTCGTCCTGAACGAGCCACGTGGCGGCGTGTTTCGCCACGTGAACCTGTTGGTTCCTCCCAAACATCCCGATGCCGACGCGGCATGGATCATCATGGAGCCGGAAGACACGCCGCCCATGTCTGGCTCGAACTCGATCTGCGTGTCGACCGTGCTTTTGGACAGTGGCATCCTGCCGATGACCGAGCCGGAAACCCATCTGACATTGGAAGCGCCCGGCGGGTTGGTCCGCGTGCGGGCCGAGTGCCGAAACGGCAAGGCTGAACGGATCTTCGTGCAAAACGTAGCCAGTTTCGCAGATCAGATTGCTGTGCCACTTGAGGTCGAAGGCCGTGGCACCCTGACCGTCGACACGGCCTATGGCGGTGACAGTTTCGTGGTCGTTGAAGCCGCCGATCTTGGCTTCAACATTACCGACGACGAAGCCAAAGACATCGCCCGCCTTGGGGTGCAGATCACCAATGCCGCCAATGAACAGCTGGGGTTCTCGCACCCCGAAAACCCAGAGTGGGACCACATCTCGTTCTGCGCCTTTGCTGGACCGCTATCAAAAACGAACACAGGTTTTCAAGGCAAGTCTGCCGTGGCAATTCAGCCGGGAAAGGTAGACCGCTCTCCTACCGGCACAGCGGTGTCCGCGCGGATGGCGCTGATGGCGGCCAAGGGCCAGATGGAAATGGGGCAGTCGTTCGAAGCCATATCAATCATCGGCTCGCAATTCACAGGTCAGATTGTCGGCCACGCACAAGTCGGACAGCGCCCCGCCATCATCCCCGAAATCTCGGGCCGTGCTTGGATCACCGGGACGCATCAGCACATGCTGGACCCCGAAGATCCGTGGCCCGGCGGCTACCGCCTCAGCGATACGTGGGGTGCTTAG
- a CDS encoding mandelate racemase/muconate lactonizing enzyme family protein, with translation MRLQDLDIIVTAPPAPGWGGRYWIFVKVTTDDGITGWGEVYASAIGPDAMRAVIEDVFARHMQGENPENIELMFRRAYSAGFTQRPDPTVMGAFSGLEIACWDILGKARGRPVWALLGGKMNERLRSYTYLYPNPDHPLPEFWTSPDMAAEAAATRVEQGFTALKFDPAGPYTIRSGHMPSMKDISRSEAFCKAIREAVGDRADLLFGTHGQFTTGGAIRIAEAIAPYQPLWFEEPIPPDNITEMAKVARASSVPVATGERLSTKAEFAEVLRQGAASILQPALGRAGGIWEAKKIAAIAEVHNALIAPHLYAGPIEWAANVHLGASIPNLLMVETIEQGGDFHLALIGHTIRWEDGFVIPPDAPGLGINPDEDLMRAHPYEGDGLHLEMQQDPCSYTEENCFEGGAPAPADQSD, from the coding sequence ATGCGCCTTCAGGACCTCGACATCATCGTAACTGCGCCCCCTGCTCCGGGCTGGGGCGGGCGATATTGGATCTTTGTAAAAGTCACGACCGATGATGGGATCACCGGCTGGGGCGAGGTCTATGCCAGTGCCATCGGCCCCGATGCCATGCGTGCGGTGATCGAGGATGTGTTCGCCCGCCACATGCAGGGCGAAAACCCCGAGAACATCGAACTGATGTTCCGCCGCGCCTATTCGGCGGGTTTCACACAGCGGCCCGACCCAACGGTGATGGGCGCGTTTTCGGGGCTTGAGATCGCGTGCTGGGACATCTTGGGCAAAGCGCGGGGCAGGCCTGTCTGGGCGCTGCTTGGCGGCAAGATGAACGAGCGGTTGCGCTCTTACACCTACCTCTATCCCAATCCCGACCACCCCTTACCCGAGTTCTGGACCTCGCCCGACATGGCCGCCGAGGCTGCAGCGACCCGCGTGGAACAGGGCTTTACCGCGCTGAAGTTCGACCCCGCCGGGCCTTACACCATCCGGTCGGGCCACATGCCGTCGATGAAAGACATCTCGCGATCCGAGGCCTTCTGCAAAGCCATCCGCGAAGCGGTGGGCGACCGCGCGGATCTTCTGTTCGGCACCCACGGCCAATTCACCACAGGCGGCGCGATCCGCATAGCGGAAGCCATCGCCCCCTACCAACCGCTGTGGTTTGAAGAACCCATCCCGCCAGACAACATCACCGAAATGGCGAAAGTTGCGCGCGCCAGTTCTGTCCCCGTCGCGACCGGAGAGCGGCTGTCCACCAAGGCCGAGTTTGCTGAAGTGCTACGCCAAGGTGCCGCGTCAATCCTGCAGCCCGCGCTTGGCCGTGCAGGTGGGATCTGGGAGGCTAAGAAGATCGCGGCCATCGCTGAAGTGCACAACGCCCTGATCGCTCCGCATCTGTACGCCGGACCGATCGAATGGGCAGCGAACGTTCATCTGGGGGCGTCCATCCCCAACCTGTTGATGGTTGAAACCATCGAGCAGGGTGGGGACTTCCACCTCGCCTTGATCGGTCACACGATCCGTTGGGAAGACGGCTTTGTGATCCCGCCTGACGCGCCGGGGCTAGGCATCAATCCTGACGAAGATTTGATGCGTGCGCATCCCTATGAGGGCGATGGTTTGCATCTGGAAATGCAGCAGGACCCCTGCAGCTATACCGAAGAAAACTGCTTTGAAGGTGGCGCGCCCGCCCCGGCCGATCAAAGCGACTGA